TGGATCAGACCCGGCCCCAACCCCAGAAGTAGCGCCTGAGCCCACTGCTGCTCCCGCAGCGCCTGAGCCCGTCATGGCCGATCCGTTCGTCATCGGCGCACTGGACTCTCTTACCGGCGTCGGCGAGTCCTACGGCGTCCCGCTGTCGCAGTCCAAGCTGCTCGCCGTCGAGGAGATCAACGCCGCAGGCGGCATCAACGGCCGGATGATGAGGCTGGTGATCGAGGACTCGAAGTGCACCGCGAACGATGCCATCATTGCCTTTCGCAGGCTTGTGGACGTGGAGGATGTCAAGATCATCCTGGGAGCCACGTGCAGCGGAGGGACTCTTGGCGTAGCGCCCCTCGCAGAAAAAGAGGGAATTATCCTGTTCTCACCCTCTTCGACCAGCCCCGACATCACCACCGCCGGCGACTACATATTCCGCACTGCCCTGAACTCCAGCAACATGGGAGTGGACCTCGCAAACACGATCTGGACGGACGGGATCAGTGAAATCGTCACGATTATCGAGTCGACGGACTACGTCGAGGGCGTTCGCCGCACCGCTGTCACACAGTTCAAGGAGTTGGGCGGGACCGTGCTGGCGTCCGAGCGCTACTCATCGGACGTCATCGACTTCCGCAGCAGCCTGACCAAGCTGCTGGCCGAGGATCCCGGTGCGCTCCTACTGGCAGCCCAGGGAGAGGCGTCCGGCGGCGCGATAGTCAAGCAGGCTCGCGAGCTGGGCTATGAAGGCCCCATCTACACGGAGGTAGTACCCACCGCTCCGGAAGCTCTCAGTATAGCCGGCGAGGCCGCCACCGGAATGAAGGCCGTGGTCCCCAATCCCGATCTGTCCACCGACATTGGCATGAGGTTCCTCGAGAATTACAAGGCCCGCTACAACGGCTCCGCCCCATGGCCCTGGTTCCAGGGTTCGGCTTACGACGATGTCTACATCGCGGCCGAGTGCCTGGGCATGACCAACGACGATCAGGACACCGACGGCTTCCGTGACTGCATGTACGACATCACCTGGAGTGGGGCAATAGGGGACAGCTACAGCTTCGACGAAAACGGCGGCGTGGTTGGCCTGTCCAACGTGGTCATCGAGATTCTCCCCGCGTCAGAGCGCAACGACGAGAACCTCGGGTACCGCATACTCGGACCGCCACCAATCCCGTAATGGACAGTCCCAGTTAGAACCCTCTTCCTTGACGGACTGACAGAGGTATGTACTTTCCAGTCGTCGTTCCGGCGGAGGCCGGAACCCAGAGTCCGGGGATGAACGACACTCTTGGCCCTAACAGTCCCCTCTCCCTCAATGGGCTTACAGGGGAAGGTAAGGGTGTACATACAAGCACAAATACCAGCCAACAGACCCCCTCTCCCTCAGAGTCTGCCCCGGACCTGATCCGGGGGAGAGGGTTGGGGTGAGGGTGAAAAGTACGAATACCTACCCCTGTAAGCTCCCTCGGCGAAGAGCGTAGGGATGATTCGTCTGATGGATGCCATTCTGAAGAGCGATTGCCCCGCTACCTTGGCGCCTTTACCCCTAAAGGTCAGCCACAACCGGGTTCCTCAGCGTGCCGATGCCTTCGACCACCACGTCCACGGTATCTCCCACGGCAATCTCGTCCGTTTCCGGACAACCGCTTGGGATGATGTCCCCCGGGTGCAGCGCCATGACCTCTGACACCCAGCTGATCAGCTTCGCAACTCCCCAGAGCATGTCGCTCGTCGAGCCCTTTACAACGGTCTCGCCGTTGACCCGGCACTCGATGCCGAGGTTGTCCCCGTCCAGCCCAGTTACGATCCACGGACCTATCGGGCAGAACGTATCGAAGTGCTTCCACCTCATGCTCGTGCCGCGACCAAGGTCGCTGCTGGCGAGTTCCCGCGCGCTGACGTCGTTGACGCATGTGTAGCCGAGGACGTGGTCTAGCGCGTCCTCGACGCTGACGTGCCTTGCGGACTTGCCGATGACGATGCCGACCTCGGCCTCGTGGATGATCGAGCGGCCGATGCGAGGGTAGACGATCGGCTCGCCCGGCCCGACGACCGTCCCAGGCTGCTTCATGAAGATGCCCGGACCGTCACGCTCGTCGCGCTCGCCGTAGTTCGCGGCGATGGCCGGTACCTTGTTCACCCTGGGGTCGATTGGCGCCAGGAGGCGCACCTCAGACAGCGCGCACAGCCGGTCTCCCGGCTCCGCTCCGCTGTAAGGGCTGGTTTCAAGCCCGCCCCTACCATGGAGGGACAGCACGTCATCGCCTTCGACGATTCCCCACTGGACTCTATTGTTGTAGAGAAACCTGGCCAAGATCATGGAAAGTTCCTAACGGATAATCTATCGAGTAGTAGAAGTAGATCTCTGTCACAAGCTCGTGGAGGTCCTCGCAGTACTGTTTCACCTGCTCCAGTAGGCCCTCTCGGTCTTCCTCGTCCCTGTCCGGCCACTCGTAGTTGACCAGGGCGCTCAGGCGGCCTGCCAGCCGCCCCGCAGAGTCGCTGAGCCTGGGGTCAGGGCCTGGGCCTATGGATGCCATCTCCGAGCCCGCGATGTCCAGGGATCTGCAGAGTGAGTTGGGTAGCAGCCGGTCGGTGACGAGAAGGTCGAGGACCTGAGCCGGTACCACTTCGACGCTGAACCTGCGGCTGTACACGTCAAAAGCGTGGCAGACGCTCAAAAGGCTCGTCCAGCCTGTGCCCTGGTCGGCCACGGCCGACCTCTCAGCTTCGAGCTGGGCCAATAGCAGCGTAGTCATGAGCTGCGCCCGCTCGATGTACCGTCCGAGCTGCATGAAACTCCAGCCCTCGTCGCGGTACATGGTGGACTCGGCCACCCCTATGAAAGTGTTCATCTCGGCCGCTGTCTCAGCGTAGAAGCTCTCCGGAGACGTGGGCCAGATATCCTGGATGTCCAGTTCGCGTATCTTCAGGTAGGCCAGGTTCATCCGTGTCCACATCTCTGCGCTGATGCAGTGGCGCATCTGGCGTGCGTTCTCGCGAGCGAGCGAGAAGCAGCTCCACACCGAGTCTGGATTCGTGCGCTCGAACGTCAGATGGTCTGCCAGCGTGTACGAGTCTGCCAGCGTGAAGTCCTCGCTCCCCATGTGAAGGCCGGATACAGGAGGCTCTTCGTTCATGCTGCCATAGATACGCATCCAGCCGAAGTGGATCTCCTGCACCGGACGGTCCACCAGGGCCTCCGTCTGAAGCTGGAGCAGGCGGCATAGCCGCTCCGCCCGCTCCAGGTAGCGGCCCATCCAGTACAGTCCCTGTGCGCTGCGTGAGAGCATTCCGTCCTAGTCGTCGCCGTAGTCTTCCTCGGGCATCAGCACGAACTCTGGGTACGACTCCATTCCCAGCTCTCCGGCATCCTGCCCGAGTTCCTCAACGTCTCGCGAAACCCTGACTCCAAGAGTCAGGTCCAGCGCCTTCCATACTATCCAGGAAGTAGCGAACACGAACACTCCAACTGCCAGGATACCGACGATCTGCACACCTATCATTGCGCCGCCGGCGATGGCTGCTGCTATCGTCCCCCATACACCGGCGAACAGGTGAACGGGAATCGCTCCAACTACGTCATCTATCTTGACCATTTCGAGAAGCCTGATCCCACCGGTACAGATGACGCCTCCCACGGCTCCGATGACCACGGCCCAGTAGTGATCGACTATGTCCGGCCCCGCCGTTATCGCGACGAGTCCGGCGAGCGCCCCGTTCAGCCCGGCGAACAGGTCTATGCGCCCGAGTATTGGTCTCGAGACGAACAGCGCGGCCATCACCCCTGCGGCGGCTGCCAGGTTCGTGTTGACCAGTACGTGTCCCATCGTCACGACCGCTTTTGCGGTGCCGAGTTCCAGCACGGAGCCGCCGTTGAACCCGAACCATCCAAGCCACAGAATGAACACCCCGAGGGTCACCACCAGGATATTCGATGGAGGCGTCGGCCTCGCGCTGCCGTCGCTTCGGAACTTGCCGAGTCTTGGCCCCAGTACAATCACGCCCGCCAGTGCGGCCCATCCGCCGGTGGAGTGGACGATGGTCGATCCGGCGAAGTCCTGGAACCCCATCTCGCTCAGCCAGCCGCCTCCCCATGTCCACGCGCCCACGACAGGGTATATCACCGCGGTCAGCACCAGCACAAAAATGAAGAACGACCACATCTTGACGCGCTCTGCAACCGCGCCCGATACGATCGACGCCGTTGCAGCCACGAACACCATCTGGAAGAACCAGTCGGACATCGTGGAGTAACCCGCGCCGGCCACGGCTTCGACCGCCGCCGCTGACGCCGCATCGTCGCCGGTGACCAGCGTGACCTCTTCAGCCGTCGGCACGCGCATGAACTTCAGCGCACCTATGATGCCCCCGAAGTCGCTCACGTCCACGTACATCAGGTTGTAACCGATGAAGAAATAGGCCAGGCCCGCAATCGAGTACAGGCCGACGTTCTTAAGGCAGATCATCGATGCGTTCTTGGTGCGCACCGAACCGGACTCCAGCATGGTGAATCCGGCGCTCATCCACATCACCAGCACGCCCCAGATGAGGAACGACAGTGTGTTGAATACGAACTGAGACTCAGGATCTACGCCGGACGCATGGGCCACATGCGGTTTCGCTATAAATACGATCAGCGCGACAACCCCGCTAACCGCCAGGATCATTGGCGGACGACGCTTCAGGAGTATGCTTGTCAGAGCGTTAGTGTTCATGGGGGCTTCATTCCTCCAGTACCCAGGAGTTCTTTACCACCGCCTTAAGTCGTCATTCCCGCGAAAGGAGACCTTTGCATAACCCCTCTCCCTCAGGGAGAGGGTTGGGGTGAGGGTGAAAACGCCTTGAGTCAAAGCTAGTAAGCACTACTCACACCCCTCTGGATCCCCGCTTTCGCGGGAATCCATGTGTTCATTCCTCCAGTACCCAGAAGTCTTTACCGCCGCCGCCCTGGCTCGAGTTCACCACCAGGCTGCCCCGGCGCAGGGCGACGCGACAGAATGCGCCGGGCACGATGCGGGTCTCGCGTCCGTGTAGCACGAATGGACGCAGGTCCACGTGACGCGGTTCGAAAGTGCCGTCGATCAGGCAGGGTGAGCGGGAGAGCGACAGCACCGGCTGCGATATGAAGTCGGCCGGATCGTTAACTAACTGCTTGGCGTACTCCTTGCGCTCATCGGCAGTGGAGTGTGGTCCGATCAGCATCCCATATCCGCCGGACTCTCCCACGCGCTTCACAACGAGGTCCTGCAGGTTGTCCAGCGTGTACTCGAGGTCTTCAGACCTGCGACACAGGTGGGTCTCGACGTTGTCCAGCAGCGGCTCCTCGCCCAGGTAGTACCTGATCATGTCCGGTACGTAGGCGTAGACGCTCTTGTCGTCTGCGACTCCGGTACCCGGTGCGTTGACCAGTGACACGTTACCGAGCTTGTAGGCCTCCAGCAGCCCTGACACGCCGAGCATGGAGTCCGCTCGGAACACCTGCGGGTCGATGAAGTCGTCGTCCACGCGCCTGTAGATGACGTCGACGCGCTGAAGACCCGTGGTGGTGCGCATGTATACGAAGCCGTTGTTCACCACCAGGTCCTGCCCCTCGACCAGCTCGGCCCCGAGCTCGTGTGCGAGGAACATGTGCTCGTAGAACGCTGAGTTGTACACCCCGGGCGTGAGCAGAGCGATGGACGGCTCCGGTCGTCCCGGCGGCGCCAGCTCTTGCAGCGTCTCCAGCAGCGCGCGGCCGTAGTGCTCGACCTCCTTCACGCGCGAGCTGCGGTACAGCCGTCGCAGGCTGGACTTGGTCGCGTTCCGGTTCGCGAGCATGTAAGAGACGCCTGACGGCACGCGCAGGTTGTCCTCGAGCACCTTGAAGCCGTCGTTGGTTCGCACTAGGTCGGTGCCACAGATGCCGACCCACGTCCCGTGCGGAGCGGAGAACCCGCGCATCTCCAGGCGATACTGCGGACACTCGTACACCATGTCCGCGGGGATCACCCCGTCAGAGATGATCCGCGCATCGCCGTACACGTCGTCCAGGAAGCGGTTCAGGGCCGCTATGCGCTGGGTCAGACCCGTCTCGAGACTCTGCCAGTCGGATGCTGACATCACCCTCGGGAGGCAGTCTATGGGAATGATCCGCTCGTCCGCCTCGTCGTCGCCATACACGGTGAACGTGATGCCCTCGTTCGAGAACGAACGTGTGACCCTCTCCTGTATGCTCGCGAGATTCTCAGATGAGATCTCGGTCAGGGTCTCGTATAGCTGCCTGCAGTGCTCCCGAGGAGTACCGTCGGGCAGGAACATCTCGTCGTATGTGGACGAATCGAGATCGTAGCTGTCAAAGTCCATGGAAGACCGGCCGCTTTCGTGTGTCTCGCCTTGCCGAACCTAACTGAAATCAGGTCTCACAACCACACCGCAGTCCGACCCTAATCTACGACAGACTTTGGAAATAGTCCAGCACTTATACAAAGACGAGACCCCTGCAAAGGCCCCCTCTCCCTCAGTGAAAGGGCTGGGTTGAGGGTGAAACGGCCCGTTGCTGCAACTTCTGTGCATTACCCACACGCCCGGTTTCCGGCGACGGCTACGTAAAAGGTCCCATAACAAGAAACTGCCCCGGTCAATGGAGACCGCCATTTGGCGATCATCGGGCCTCACTCAGAGGCCCGCCCACTAACCGGGGCAGCTTACTTTGTCTAAGCTATTCGACTGTTAGGGCGTACCTACTCAGTAGGCCAGCCTTCGGGGATCTCGTTGGCCATCAGCGCGGTGTCGATTGCAGCAGCAGCCTCGGGAGTTACCCACTCGCTCCAGACATCGGCGTTACCGTTCAGCCACCACAGGGCGGCGTCATTGGCCGTGGCTTCCATGTTTTCGCTTGCCCAGGCCGCAACGCCCTTGTAGCGGTCGATGTTGAATCCCCAGTTGCGCAGCATGGCGACTACGTCCGGCGCGCGGGTCAGAATCTCGGGCTGGACCGCGATCAGGATCGTTGCGTCTTCGTAGGCGCATGCCTTCGTGGTGAACCAGCACTCGTCGCTGTATGCGGGCTCTTCGAGCCTTACGAGGTCACGCAGCAGCGGCGGGTCGTTTGTGCCCCACTGGTAGCCGAGCCAGGGCTCCTGCTTCTCGTAAGCGCCGTAGAGGTCGGCGTTTGCGGCGGCTCCGTCACCAGGGTTGACGATGTGTACGTGGTCGTCCAGGCCGTAACCAGTGATCTGCTTGGCGTTCACTTCTTCACATGCCCAGCCGATTACGCAGGACACCAGCCGTGCCTTGCCTCCGGTCTCAGCGGTGGCGAACAGCATCTTGAACTCGTCGCTCTTCAGGTCGTCGACACTGTCAAGCTCTGGGTACTGCTCCTGCAGGTAGGCAGGAATCACGAACGCAGACTGCCAGTCCTTGCCGAGGCTCTCGCCAACGGACACGACCTGGCCCTCCGCCTGCGCTTCTGCCCATGCCTCGTCCTGGTTGGGCAGCCAGATTTCCATGGTTACGTGAGTGTCACCTGCTCGCAGGCCGTTGAACAGCGGCAGGGTCGACCCGAATACTACGTCTGTCGGGTAGCCGTAGCCCTTCTCGACGATGTACTGGGCGATACGATTCTGCACCTGGGCGCTGGTCCAGTTCAGGTCTGAGAAGATGATGGTCTCTCTGTCTTCCATCTCCATCATCATGTCGCGCTCTTCAAGCGCCTTCGAGACGATGGCAGCAACCTGCTCTTCGGTCAGCGCATCCTGTGCGCCCTCTGTAAGGATGCCCTTGACCTCGTCGGCAGTGAGCGCACCCTCGGTGGCCATCATGACCGCGGACGAGACTGCCTTGTCTACGTCCTCACTGGTGATCATGTTGGCCTGGGACTCCATGACGGCCATGGAGATCGCGGACTGTACGTCCTCGCCCGTCACAGCGTCAGCGGTCGCGGCCATCACGGCGCTTTCCACCATGCTCTTGATCTCTTCAGCAGATGCGCCTTCCATTGCGGCGCCTTCCACGGCGCTCTGCACCATGGTGCTGATCTCCTGCGCCGATACCTGCTCCTGTGGAGCGGGCATGGCGGCCATGGCGGCGTTGACCATTCCCATGATCTCGTCCGCCGACACCTGCGGCTGAGGTGCGGGCTGCGACGACGCTACTGCGTCTGCCACGATGCTGCGCATCTCCGCTTCGGAAATCGCAGGCTCAGATGATGAACATGCGACTGATGCGAACGCCACTGCAGCAATCAGCGCTCCAATTAACATTACTGCTCTGATACTCATCCTTGTATTCCTTTCCCCCTTG
This region of Dehalococcoidia bacterium genomic DNA includes:
- a CDS encoding ABC transporter substrate-binding protein; the protein is MADPFVIGALDSLTGVGESYGVPLSQSKLLAVEEINAAGGINGRMMRLVIEDSKCTANDAIIAFRRLVDVEDVKIILGATCSGGTLGVAPLAEKEGIILFSPSSTSPDITTAGDYIFRTALNSSNMGVDLANTIWTDGISEIVTIIESTDYVEGVRRTAVTQFKELGGTVLASERYSSDVIDFRSSLTKLLAEDPGALLLAAQGEASGGAIVKQARELGYEGPIYTEVVPTAPEALSIAGEAATGMKAVVPNPDLSTDIGMRFLENYKARYNGSAPWPWFQGSAYDDVYIAAECLGMTNDDQDTDGFRDCMYDITWSGAIGDSYSFDENGGVVGLSNVVIEILPASERNDENLGYRILGPPPIP
- a CDS encoding fumarylacetoacetate hydrolase family protein, encoding MARFLYNNRVQWGIVEGDDVLSLHGRGGLETSPYSGAEPGDRLCALSEVRLLAPIDPRVNKVPAIAANYGERDERDGPGIFMKQPGTVVGPGEPIVYPRIGRSIIHEAEVGIVIGKSARHVSVEDALDHVLGYTCVNDVSARELASSDLGRGTSMRWKHFDTFCPIGPWIVTGLDGDNLGIECRVNGETVVKGSTSDMLWGVAKLISWVSEVMALHPGDIIPSGCPETDEIAVGDTVDVVVEGIGTLRNPVVADL
- a CDS encoding alpha-E domain-containing protein, which codes for MLSRSAQGLYWMGRYLERAERLCRLLQLQTEALVDRPVQEIHFGWMRIYGSMNEEPPVSGLHMGSEDFTLADSYTLADHLTFERTNPDSVWSCFSLARENARQMRHCISAEMWTRMNLAYLKIRELDIQDIWPTSPESFYAETAAEMNTFIGVAESTMYRDEGWSFMQLGRYIERAQLMTTLLLAQLEAERSAVADQGTGWTSLLSVCHAFDVYSRRFSVEVVPAQVLDLLVTDRLLPNSLCRSLDIAGSEMASIGPGPDPRLSDSAGRLAGRLSALVNYEWPDRDEEDREGLLEQVKQYCEDLHELVTEIYFYYSIDYPLGTFHDLGQVSLQQ
- a CDS encoding ammonium transporter, translating into MILAVSGVVALIVFIAKPHVAHASGVDPESQFVFNTLSFLIWGVLVMWMSAGFTMLESGSVRTKNASMICLKNVGLYSIAGLAYFFIGYNLMYVDVSDFGGIIGALKFMRVPTAEEVTLVTGDDAASAAAVEAVAGAGYSTMSDWFFQMVFVAATASIVSGAVAERVKMWSFFIFVLVLTAVIYPVVGAWTWGGGWLSEMGFQDFAGSTIVHSTGGWAALAGVIVLGPRLGKFRSDGSARPTPPSNILVVTLGVFILWLGWFGFNGGSVLELGTAKAVVTMGHVLVNTNLAAAAGVMAALFVSRPILGRIDLFAGLNGALAGLVAITAGPDIVDHYWAVVIGAVGGVICTGGIRLLEMVKIDDVVGAIPVHLFAGVWGTIAAAIAGGAMIGVQIVGILAVGVFVFATSWIVWKALDLTLGVRVSRDVEELGQDAGELGMESYPEFVLMPEEDYGDD
- a CDS encoding circularly permuted type 2 ATP-grasp protein, which translates into the protein MDFDSYDLDSSTYDEMFLPDGTPREHCRQLYETLTEISSENLASIQERVTRSFSNEGITFTVYGDDEADERIIPIDCLPRVMSASDWQSLETGLTQRIAALNRFLDDVYGDARIISDGVIPADMVYECPQYRLEMRGFSAPHGTWVGICGTDLVRTNDGFKVLEDNLRVPSGVSYMLANRNATKSSLRRLYRSSRVKEVEHYGRALLETLQELAPPGRPEPSIALLTPGVYNSAFYEHMFLAHELGAELVEGQDLVVNNGFVYMRTTTGLQRVDVIYRRVDDDFIDPQVFRADSMLGVSGLLEAYKLGNVSLVNAPGTGVADDKSVYAYVPDMIRYYLGEEPLLDNVETHLCRRSEDLEYTLDNLQDLVVKRVGESGGYGMLIGPHSTADERKEYAKQLVNDPADFISQPVLSLSRSPCLIDGTFEPRHVDLRPFVLHGRETRIVPGAFCRVALRRGSLVVNSSQGGGGKDFWVLEE